The nucleotide window CTTTATTCTGAACCCTAAGTCACTTATGACTTCGCTCTCTTCATGTAGGCAATTCACATCGTAACCCACGCCTCCGGGGCTTATAACGCCTTCTTTCACGTCAAAAGCCGCTACACCGCCGATTGGGAAGCCATAACCCTGATGACCATCAGGCATTACTATCGAATACTTATAAATCCCCGGAAGCATAGCCACATTTGCGGCCTGTTCGAGAGTCCTATCCTGTCTCATTTTTTGGATTAGTGTATCATCTGCATAAACTCTCCCCGGCACTCTCATTCTTTTATCGAACTTCGGTATCTCCCACCTAATCTTGTCTATCCTCTTTAATGGGATTTCCATTCTCCTCACCCCCAAATTAAATAGCTCTCGAAACTTTAAAAGATTGCGCTATTTGAGAGTTATCCTCCTTTCTTTTGGTACGTAGTTTTTGATTACACCGTCTTTTGCCTTCCCGCATCCGAGGTAGTACAGGCCCCATTTTAATATTATCCATCCTCTCACTTCAGTTGAGACTTTCAAGTCTTCTCCGCTCAGCCAGAGCTTTGCTTCTTTCTCTCCAACTTCAACAACGTTTTTCGTAGCTTTGGGACCGACCAAAAAGCTCCCTTCTATGGTAAGCCTTATCCCATCACTTTCGATTTTTCCAAAATAAACTCCCTTATCTGTGTGAGTCTTCGGGTCAAACTCACAGGGCTTATAAGCGTAAACCCTCCTACTCCCTTTTACTTCAAAAATTAAATCTGGTGCGTATCCGTATTGCTCTATCAGCATTTCTTTAACTTTTTTGCTCATGGTTTTCTTATCTTCGCTACAAAGAACGCTTCCGTGTTGTTGTCCTGTGGATGAATGCGAAGACATTTTTTCACCTCCTCGGAATACTTCTTCCCTTCAAATTCCAAAACGGGTGGTGTTGATTTTAAGGGTAGATTGATTTTTTCAAGCTTGGCGTCAGTCTTGGAGAGGAGGTAGTCAACGACTTCTTCGTTTTCAAGAGGGTCTATGGTACATGTTGAGTACACCAAAACCCCTCCGGGCTTTAGGGCTTTATACGCTGAGAGTATTAGCTTTTTTTGAATATTGGAGTAACGTATAACCTTCTTCATACTCCAGTCTGTTAAGAACTTGAAGCTTTTTCTTATCATTCCAACACTCGAGCAAGGCGCATCGAGGAGTATTTTATCAAATGTATTTTCAAATCTTGAGAAGTAAGTGCCGTCTTTGACGGTAACCCTCGCGTTGAGCACTCCAAACCGGTTTAGGTTTGCTATCAAGACATTAGCACGCCATTTTTTTAGGTCATTGGCTATTATACACCCCTCATTTTTCATGTACTGTGCTATCTGTGTTGTTTTAGCCCCTGGAGCAGCCGCCATGTCGAGGACGAGTTCCCCGGGCTTGGGGTCTAGGACAACGGGTGGTATCATTGATGATGCCTCTTGGGGAAAGACCAACCCAAGAGAGTACTCCACCATATCTCCGAATTCTCTGGTGTTGATAAAGAACCCTTCTTTTACCCAGGGAATAGGCTCAAGCTCATATCTCTCTTCCAGCCTTGCCTTTATGTACTCTAGGGGAGCTTTGAGTGTATTGATTCTTATACTCTGCCTCAAGGGGGCCATCATGAACTTCCAGAATTCTTCTCCATCGTCGAGTTTCAAATATCTCTCGTAAAATGCTTTGTTCATCTTGACGACTTCTTCCATGTGACCACCTCAGATATCTGGGACAAGCTGTGCCATCCATCTCCCATCAGGGAGCTGCTCTATTTTCATGTCATGGTAGGTTATGGCTTTGACTTCTTCCTTTGGCTCATGCTTTTCGCTCAGCTTTTCTCCATAGGCTTTTGCCTTGAGCTTGTACCCTTCTTCGGTTTTTTCTATTTTAACTTCAAAGTCCCTAAAAACCAGTCCTTCCGTGTCATGGAGGATAAGGAGCTCTTCGAGGAAGTTGTAGAGCAAAGAGTATAAATCTTCCCCCTCCACTTCCACTTCTCTCACTTCTTTCTTCTCAACTTTTTCTACGTTAACCATTACGTCAAAAAGAGCAATTGCAACGGCTTCAAAAGCCTCTTCAAGGGTATCCCCATAACCTCTTATCCCAATGTCAGCGGTGTGTTCATAGTGCTCCCACCTTTTCATTCTC belongs to Thermococcus bergensis and includes:
- a CDS encoding methyltransferase RsmF C-terminal domain-like protein — protein: MSKKVKEMLIEQYGYAPDLIFEVKGSRRVYAYKPCEFDPKTHTDKGVYFGKIESDGIRLTIEGSFLVGPKATKNVVEVGEKEAKLWLSGEDLKVSTEVRGWIILKWGLYYLGCGKAKDGVIKNYVPKERRITLK
- a CDS encoding archease, giving the protein MKRWEHYEHTADIGIRGYGDTLEEAFEAVAIALFDVMVNVEKVEKKEVREVEVEGEDLYSLLYNFLEELLILHDTEGLVFRDFEVKIEKTEEGYKLKAKAYGEKLSEKHEPKEEVKAITYHDMKIEQLPDGRWMAQLVPDI
- a CDS encoding tRNA (cytosine(49)-C(5))-methyltransferase, with the translated sequence MEEVVKMNKAFYERYLKLDDGEEFWKFMMAPLRQSIRINTLKAPLEYIKARLEERYELEPIPWVKEGFFINTREFGDMVEYSLGLVFPQEASSMIPPVVLDPKPGELVLDMAAAPGAKTTQIAQYMKNEGCIIANDLKKWRANVLIANLNRFGVLNARVTVKDGTYFSRFENTFDKILLDAPCSSVGMIRKSFKFLTDWSMKKVIRYSNIQKKLILSAYKALKPGGVLVYSTCTIDPLENEEVVDYLLSKTDAKLEKINLPLKSTPPVLEFEGKKYSEEVKKCLRIHPQDNNTEAFFVAKIRKP